In Oryza sativa Japonica Group chromosome 1, ASM3414082v1, the genomic stretch AAAGCGTAGAGCGGCAGAAACCGGTGGCCGAAACTGGCGACGAAGTCGATGGCGTCCAGCACGAACTCCGCCTCCCGCGTCGACGTGTAGTAGGCCAGGCTGACGCGCGTCCACCCGGGGCGCACGCCGTGGTAGCCCTTCTCGACGGCGGATTTGATGGCCTTGGCTCGCGCCGGCGTGATGccgaggaggcggtggccgtAGGGCCCCGCGCAGGAGCATCCCCCGCGCGCCTGCACGCCGAACAGGTCGTTGAGCAGCTTCGTCACGAACCGGCAGTGCAGCTGCGGCCGCTCATCCTGCTCGGAGCCGTCGCGCGGTGAGTACACCACGAAGGAGAGAACGGGGAGACAGCGCCCTCCGCtgggccggtcgccgccgagcAGCAGCCGCAGGTTTGGAGACGCTTGCATCCGGCGGAGAGCAAGGGCGAGCATGTGGTCCTCGCGCGCCTCGATGCACGCCTCGCCGACCCACTCCTTCACCCGGAACGCCAGCGCGGCCCGGACCTTCTGTATGATCGCCGGCGTGCCGGCGTCCTCGCGCTCCTCCGTGTCCTCGCAGTACACCGTGTCGCCGTATGCGCTGACGTAGACGACGGTGCCCCCGCCGCTGGtggacggcgcggtgcggcggaggCGATAGAGCCGCTTCGCCATCGCCAGGACGCCGGGGCTTCCCGGTCCCCCCAGGAACTTGTGCGGGCTCAGGTAGACGGCGTCGTAcccgtcctcctcgccggaccGCATGTCGATGCCGACGTAGGGCGCGCTGCACGCGAAGTCGAAGCAGGCGTACGCGCCGTAGCCGTGCAGCAGGCGCGCCACGGCGCGCGTGTCGGTGCGGATGCCGGTGACGTTGCTGCACGCCGAGAAGGATCCCAGCATGGGCCGACCGGCGCGCTCcggcgccgccagcgccgcctccagGGCGTCGAGGTCAAGGTGGCCGTCGTCCGGGCGCAGCCCGATCTCCACCACCTCCGCGAGGCTCTCCCGCCACGTGAGCAGGTTGGAGTGGTGCTCGTACGGCCCCACGAAGACGACCCACCGCTCCGACGGCGGCAGGACGTCCAGCGCCACGGAGCGCAGCGTCGGTGGCACGGCCATGCCCGTCACCTCCTGGAGCCGCTTGATGGCCGCGGTGCAGCCCGTGCCGCAGAAGAGCAGCACGTCCTCCGCCCCGGCTCCCAGGCTGCGCTTCACGTACTTCGCCGCCTCCGACGCCAGCTTGCTCGTGTGCAAGCCCACGTAGCTGTCCACCGTATGCGTGTTCCCTAATAAAAACCCATCATtgagttaattaattacatttTCACGACGGATGCAATCGCAGAGTAGTCTGGTCCATATGGCTAAATGGCACGCACCGTAGTAGGGAAGAACGTTGCGCTGCACGAAGTCCTCGACGAAACGCAGGCAGCGGCCGGACGCGGTGTGATCGGCGTACGTGACGCGGCGGGTCCCGAACGGCGACGCGAACTCCGCGTCCGCGCCGATGACCTGCGACCTGAGCCACTCGAGCTTCCTCGCTggatcgtcggcgtcggcgctcgtcttgtcgtcgccgccgtagcCGAGCACGAGATCGTCGAAAAGGTGGCCGTCGTCATCGTGCGCCGCTGCTGCAGGACGCGCGGTGCTAGCGCAGGCAATAGGACCTGTCGAAATGGGTACGGGCTGCACGATAAGAAGAGGCATGCCTGCGCCCTTCCTGTTTTGGTACAGGATTTGGTTTGGAATTCTGTACTTTTGTGTGCTAGCGGTAGCTGTTCGGACCAATGGGGAAGGCAGGAGATGACCCGTTAATGAATTGATGGATAAATGAATGTTTGagggagcgtttatatagggCTTAGACTAACGCTGTTTTGACTTGATCTGAATAAACAAGAAATACGCAGTAGTATCACGCACTATACAGCAGGAAGAAATGATCTATGTGCTTCTTCCGGTAGAATTAGCTGGCTCAGCACTTGCTGTGATCGATTGGATGATCTGTATCTATGCAGGTGCAAGTTCTGGTGCCTTGCCGTGGGAGATGGGCAGGGAGCGATGAGAGTAAAGTATCAAGGAAACAAAAGCCGGAAGTCAAATACCAGCCGCAAGAGGTAAGCAGTTGACGGACGCCGCGGGCCGTTGCCGGTTAAGTGAAGTCAGGTTCATGCCCGCCTGCGCACCGGCGTGGCAGAGAGGTGGGAGCGAAACGGTGGGGGTGGACACGATCGATCGGTGGGCTTAGGCTTTGCCTTTGCTTCGCATATGAGGACGCGTCACGCGACCAATCAGGGCAAACCAAGTCATTGCGCCAACGCTGTGCCTCGGCTTGCTTAGTCCAGCAACGTTGGCCCATTGATCCAAAAAGGAACAGACGGTTGCTGAAAATGAAGATGTTTCTAGTACCGACACGCCCGTAAGCTCAGTGAATCACACTGTTTACGGATAAGCCGATGAAGTTCATAAGAATCGTATTAACAAGATATTGACATATGGAGTTACTTTTTTAGCCTGCGTTCTAAAGAGCAACTA encodes the following:
- the LOC4323929 gene encoding uncharacterized protein, whose amino-acid sequence is MPLLIVQPVPISTGPIACASTARPAAAAHDDDGHLFDDLVLGYGGDDKTSADADDPARKLEWLRSQVIGADAEFASPFGTRRVTYADHTASGRCLRFVEDFVQRNVLPYYGNTHTVDSYVGLHTSKLASEAAKYVKRSLGAGAEDVLLFCGTGCTAAIKRLQEVTGMAVPPTLRSVALDVLPPSERWVVFVGPYEHHSNLLTWRESLAEVVEIGLRPDDGHLDLDALEAALAAPERAGRPMLGSFSACSNVTGIRTDTRAVARLLHGYGAYACFDFACSAPYVGIDMRSGEEDGYDAVYLSPHKFLGGPGSPGVLAMAKRLYRLRRTAPSTSGGGTVVYVSAYGDTVYCEDTEEREDAGTPAIIQKVRAALAFRVKEWVGEACIEAREDHMLALALRRMQASPNLRLLLGGDRPSGGRCLPVLSFVVYSPRDGSEQDERPQLHCRFVTKLLNDLFGVQARGGCSCAGPYGHRLLGITPARAKAIKSAVEKGYHGVRPGWTRVSLAYYTSTREAEFVLDAIDFVASFGHRFLPLYAFDWETGDWEYNHSFGRVLANNNAISNAAAAASSGRVKAEDEYRSYMAFARSLADSLGGCLDNTPARHVPKGIDPQLLYFPM